A genomic window from Pecten maximus chromosome 4, xPecMax1.1, whole genome shotgun sequence includes:
- the LOC117326430 gene encoding cyclin-G-associated kinase-like, producing the protein MSEFFKSALGYISGSGTGGTDNDFVGQQVELGDQKLRVRRVIAEGGFAFVFVAQDIATGKDYALKRLLANDEEKNKAVMQEIRFLKKLSGHPNIIQFIAAASIDKSSSGHGQAEYLLLTELCSGGQLVDILNRRSSSLGCDEVLQAFYQTCRATQHMHRQNPPIIHRDLKVENLLLSSQCSIKLCDFGSATTVTHAPDISWSAIKRSLVEDEITKNTTPMYRAPEMLDLYQNFRIGEPGDIWALGCVLYMLCYNVHPFEDSAKLRIINANYTIPESDTTYTVFHDLLNCYFYTLESHQNNKTEPP; encoded by the exons ATGTCAGAATTTTTCAAGTCTGCGCTGGGTTACATCAGTGGCAGTGGAACTGGGGGAACTGACAATGATTTTGTTGGTCAACAAGTCGAACTGGGAGACCAGAAATTACGAGTGAGACGGGTGATCGCTGAAG GTGGGTTTGCCTTCGTGTTTGTGGCACAAGATATAGCAACAGGGAAGGACTATGCTCTCAAG AGACTGCTGGCCAATGATGAGGAGAAGAACAAAGCGGTGATGCAGGAGATTCGATTCCTT AAAAAATTATCTGGACACCCAAACATCATCCAGTTCATCGCCGCAGCTTCCATTGACAAATCAAGCTCAGGTCATGGACAGGCTGAATACCTTCTCCTGACTGAACTCTGTAGTG GAGGACAATTGGTAGACATTCTGAATAGACGGTCGTCGTCCCTCGGATGTGATGAAGTTCTTCAGGCTTTCTACCAGACATGCCGTGCCACCCAGCACATGCACCGTCAGAACCCACCCATCATACATCGAGATCTAAAG GTTGAAAACTTGTTGTTGAGCTCACAGTGTAGTATCAAGTTGTGTGACTTTGGAAGTGCAACCACTGTAACACACGCTCCTGATATCTCTTGGTCGGCCATTAAACGAAGTCTGGTGGAGGATGAG ATTACCAAAAACACTACTCCGATGTACAGAGCACCTGAGATGCTGGACTTGTACCAGAACTTCCGTATTGGAGAACCCGGAGATATCTGGGCATTAGGCTGTGTGCTGTATATGCTGTGTTACAATGTTCATCCTTTTGAGGACTCTGCTAAGCTCAGGATCATCAATGCGAACTACACAATCCCTGAATCGGATACAACATACACTGTCTTCCATGACCTTCTCA ACTGTTACTTCTACACCCTCGAAAGTCATCAGAACAACAAAACAGAACCCCCTTAA